From the Streptomyces sp. KMM 9044 genome, one window contains:
- a CDS encoding aldehyde dehydrogenase family protein — MTKKNKKTKKSRTAPAQAAAAGGTTPAATVRATARTAPAQVAPARSSAFEYAPAPESRAVVDIAPSYGLFVDGEFAEAADGRVFKTVSPATEEVLSEVAQAGEADVDRAVKAAGKAFATWSALPGAERAKYLFRIARIIQERSRELAVLETLDNGKPIRETRDADLPLVAAHFFYYAGWADKLEHAGYGANPRPLGVAGQVIPWNFPLLMLAWKIAPALATGNTVVLKPAETTPLSALFFADVCRQAGLPRGVVNILPGYGDAGAALVAHPDVRKVAFTGSTAVGKQIARTVAGTRKKLTLELGGKGANIVFDDAPIDQAVEGIVNGIFFNQGQVCCAGSRLLVQESIQDELLESLKRRLATLRLGDPLDKNTDIGAINSSEQLARITSLVEQGEAEGAERWSPACELPENGYWFAPTLFTGVTQAHTVARDEIFGPVLSVLSFRTPDEAVAKANNTPYGLSAGIWTEKGSRILAVANKLRAGVVWSNTFNKFDPTSPFGGYKESGFGREGGRHGLEAYLDVR; from the coding sequence CAAGAAGACCAAGAAGAGCAGGACCGCCCCCGCGCAGGCCGCCGCGGCCGGCGGGACCACCCCGGCGGCCACCGTCCGGGCCACCGCCCGGACCGCCCCCGCACAGGTCGCCCCCGCGCGCTCGTCCGCGTTCGAGTACGCCCCGGCGCCGGAGTCCCGCGCGGTCGTCGACATCGCTCCGTCCTACGGCCTGTTCGTCGACGGCGAGTTCGCCGAGGCCGCCGACGGCCGGGTCTTCAAGACCGTCAGCCCCGCCACCGAGGAGGTCCTCTCCGAGGTCGCGCAGGCCGGTGAGGCGGATGTGGACCGCGCGGTGAAGGCGGCCGGGAAGGCCTTCGCGACCTGGTCGGCGCTGCCCGGCGCGGAGCGGGCGAAGTACCTGTTCCGCATCGCCCGGATCATCCAGGAGCGCAGCCGCGAACTGGCCGTCCTGGAGACGCTGGACAACGGCAAGCCGATCAGGGAGACGCGCGACGCCGACCTGCCCCTGGTCGCCGCGCACTTCTTCTACTACGCGGGCTGGGCCGACAAGCTCGAGCACGCCGGTTACGGAGCGAACCCGCGCCCCCTGGGCGTCGCCGGCCAGGTCATCCCGTGGAACTTCCCGCTGCTGATGCTCGCGTGGAAGATCGCGCCGGCGCTCGCGACCGGCAACACGGTCGTGCTGAAGCCGGCCGAGACCACCCCCCTCTCCGCCCTGTTCTTCGCGGACGTCTGCCGCCAGGCGGGCCTGCCCCGGGGTGTCGTCAACATCCTTCCCGGATACGGCGACGCGGGCGCCGCGCTGGTCGCCCACCCGGACGTGCGCAAGGTCGCCTTCACCGGCTCCACGGCGGTCGGCAAGCAGATCGCGCGGACCGTCGCCGGGACCCGCAAGAAGCTCACGCTCGAACTCGGCGGCAAGGGCGCCAACATCGTCTTCGACGACGCCCCGATCGACCAGGCCGTCGAGGGCATCGTGAACGGCATCTTCTTCAACCAGGGCCAGGTCTGCTGCGCGGGCTCCCGCCTGCTGGTCCAGGAGTCGATCCAGGACGAACTGCTGGAGTCCCTCAAGCGCAGGCTCGCCACGCTGCGGCTGGGCGACCCGCTGGACAAGAACACCGACATCGGGGCGATCAACTCCTCCGAGCAGCTCGCGCGGATCACCTCGCTCGTCGAGCAGGGCGAGGCCGAGGGCGCCGAACGCTGGTCACCTGCCTGCGAACTCCCGGAGAACGGCTACTGGTTCGCGCCGACGCTGTTCACCGGCGTCACCCAGGCACACACGGTCGCACGGGACGAGATCTTCGGCCCGGTGCTGTCGGTGCTCAGCTTCCGGACCCCGGACGAGGCCGTCGCCAAGGCCAACAACACGCCGTACGGCCTGTCGGCGGGCATCTGGACGGAGAAGGGCTCCCGCATCCTGGCCGTCGCGAACAAGCTCCGCGCGGGCGTCGTCTGGTCCAACACGTTCAACAAGTTCGATCCCACCTCGCCGTTCGGCGGCTACAAGGAGTCGGGATTCGGCCGCGAGGGCGGCCGCCACGGCCTGGAGGCGTACCTCGATGTCCGATAA
- a CDS encoding aldehyde dehydrogenase family protein has product MSDKTDKNVQAGGAGTAEQPRLSVFKTYKLYVGGKFPRSESGRVYEVTDPQGTWLANAPLSSRKDARDAVVAARKAFGGWSGATAYNRGQVLYRVAEMLEGRREQFVREVADAEGLSRAKAAAQVDAAVDRWVWYAGWTDKIAQIIGGGNPVAGPFFNLSSPEPTGVVAVLAPRESSFLGLVSVLAPVIATGNTAVVVASEKAPLPALSLGEVLATSDVPGGVVNLLSGRTAEIAAPLAAHQDVNAIDLAGADEALAKDLETAAADNLKRVLRPQPVDDWSTMPGTDRMTAFLETKTVWHPTGSLGASGSAY; this is encoded by the coding sequence ATGTCCGATAAGACCGACAAGAACGTGCAGGCCGGCGGGGCCGGGACGGCCGAACAGCCGCGGCTGAGCGTCTTCAAGACCTACAAGCTGTACGTCGGCGGGAAGTTCCCGCGTTCGGAGAGCGGCCGGGTGTACGAGGTGACGGACCCCCAGGGCACATGGCTCGCCAACGCCCCGCTGTCGTCCCGCAAGGACGCCCGTGACGCGGTGGTCGCCGCCCGCAAGGCGTTCGGCGGCTGGTCGGGGGCGACCGCGTACAACCGCGGTCAGGTCCTCTACCGCGTCGCGGAGATGCTGGAGGGCCGCCGGGAGCAGTTCGTGCGGGAGGTCGCCGACGCGGAGGGCCTGTCGCGGGCGAAGGCCGCGGCACAGGTGGACGCGGCGGTGGACCGCTGGGTCTGGTACGCGGGCTGGACGGACAAGATCGCCCAGATCATCGGCGGCGGGAACCCGGTCGCGGGCCCGTTCTTCAACCTGTCGTCCCCCGAACCGACCGGTGTGGTCGCCGTCCTGGCGCCCCGGGAGTCGTCGTTCCTGGGCCTGGTCTCGGTTCTCGCCCCGGTGATCGCGACCGGCAACACCGCGGTCGTCGTCGCCTCGGAGAAGGCCCCGCTCCCGGCACTCTCGCTCGGCGAGGTCCTGGCCACCTCCGACGTGCCCGGCGGCGTGGTCAACCTCCTGTCCGGCCGTACGGCGGAGATCGCCGCGCCGCTGGCCGCGCACCAGGACGTCAACGCGATCGACCTCGCGGGCGCCGACGAGGCACTCGCGAAGGACCTGGAGACCGCCGCGGCCGACAACCTCAAGCGCGTCCTGCGTCCACAGCCTGTGGACGACTGGTCGACCATGCCGGGGACGGACCGCATGACGGCGTTCCTGGAGACCAAGACGGTCTGGCACCCGACGGGTTCCCTGGGCGCCTCGGGCTCCGCGTACTGA
- the mads8 gene encoding methylation-associated defense system ATP-binding protein MAD8, producing MARGLTEITESQWRQALEQALLPRIASVLRRREAGHCMRVEGLHTDLAVSLSRRLHTAVPEAQVHVLDPGTADLDAADVTITGTRLVELRNPDDTGSLRPPLLVFIPPGTRASAEDSFSTATFEELPLDDVHMALRQTLLGQVPETLRPSVTELLGSPAAGGPKGADAQAAVRYLLTLRENHHHPEAAGAAVHLLGLIPDFRLFADPALVGRKSTRNRHVVDALSDHAATPRQRVLSLGLPRSSAQQQAFMKRLVDFAGRTSFAEPRQWCRSIAVEPDNWPLGFHHWPEQQDRGNQRITVEVDDLTALPKVGDSDEDLRNHSVLERVYGARYLLPGGLSSLPVSFTVAPDTRTITGLAHFKVEIYSESVGEGTDGDDDSTVAVSPTGLTITVPAHRRTTRNAHSTKVKLKRGRRATEWEEGWHFVRVTPLDEHGEPLPVTRTGRGRTRRTEESDRFYVVPDGEFDEPPAPRVQHASGVAQALNRLRFTARAEGRDPWRITCRDVTWASTGAKTRSLRASFGAGAPFLLDLPRRLAEAQQSLLARPHTLTGPTVEIDAADWVHLSPQPRPTAARTGHTPAYTTFLHARTVLFSAITGERAGEDAHVLEGRDPRGLRAPTEAYAEAYLDALTACLRALEDPYARDTDTHRGELHQLLSTDTLPVILVAPDGNRSDAVLVAPTHPLRMLWDSGHAALADHWLGEAEHDDRAAVLERLEALERRLAPLGFPLTVPLDTGELTFAAGLLTDYWQVCLPSEAENPRGTVARIAVALGADGAVTSSGDVTGANLADRVERYIRLHPYADSLIINAVGAGRGELLTDMLIALQERRHLAHLRYTVRLFTSVPDDPWAGAALTDLFAPRDGARTAAAEAFSTPGDPLRPKLSVVVRDLADLTSGGEGFPAHLSFLFAPFGGERHDIAPGRPVSGRAAVHGLVQEMTSHYSEGGESATWSRRPRHGATDPLPGAEITGDLLATLPATVSAAVVAATAGEPRPGMLPQISLSLGTDDRSLLHDVHRMSDWVITVDRTLGAEYFDHGRPNRAEYVIDYTASSVAGMSSHIVVSSRSVDELRALLEPVLADRRLSIEQRHVRTFFDQLRELSGNLAFKLAALSESGRTEVVGLALARLYLEHRSALRHQILVPLDAHPELYAEQQRRSAAGDTEVRLHRTDLALFDLDAERATITCRLVEVKCFTGTGGPASLESTRQRIHTQLDNTRRVLGGLFDPSIARSDRPLQNVTLRTLLGHYLARADRYGLFSAKAREEARWLLDHLDHHFTWEFTATGLVFDLSANGLDIETADGITYHRVGRGQALRMLDEIRTEYLHGPADEAERSEAAGESEDGTEPERSGSQPGTHPAPPGDRDAATAATLRPRERERTVPDDPGPLPLETEDDDPGRGAEPGAEENAVGEPEQEPSEAEPRERPSAELEPQRADGDDPPLRPVPDVGTAHTVDGTEGPEGTAAEVMLGVAQPSPQYGLLGTSAGRRVALDLYETHTMSLFGVQGGGKSYTLGAILEMASRPVPGINRLGRPLASMVFHYSETSDYAPEFTSMIRPNDDGGQRAALRLRYGAEPVGLEDVMMLVPAENLEERREEFPDLEIRPLTFASSELKRSHWRFLMGAVGNQATYIRQVNRIIKENRKNLTLDAVRQGIEDSELADHLKKQAKARLELAENFIDDSTRLRDLVRPGRLIIVDVRSDDIEKSDALGLFVVLMQLFAEARQSDETFNKLVVFDEAHKYADSGGLVAGLVSSVREMRHKGMSVIVASQDPPSVPTALIELSSEIVLHKFTSPAWLKYLQKVNTALGGLTPQKMAALQPGEAYLWSSKATDEAFTQGTVKIQCRPRFTEHGGGTRTAFD from the coding sequence ATGGCACGCGGACTGACCGAGATCACCGAAAGCCAGTGGCGACAGGCCCTGGAACAGGCACTGCTGCCCCGCATCGCCTCCGTGCTGCGACGCAGGGAAGCCGGACACTGCATGCGCGTCGAAGGGCTGCACACCGACCTGGCCGTGAGCCTGTCCCGCAGACTGCACACCGCGGTACCGGAGGCCCAGGTCCACGTCCTCGACCCGGGGACAGCGGACCTCGACGCCGCCGACGTGACCATCACCGGCACCCGGCTCGTGGAACTGCGCAACCCCGACGACACCGGGTCGCTGCGGCCCCCACTGCTGGTCTTCATCCCGCCCGGCACCCGGGCCAGCGCGGAGGACTCCTTCTCCACCGCGACGTTCGAGGAACTGCCTCTGGACGACGTACACATGGCGCTGCGGCAGACCCTGCTCGGCCAGGTGCCCGAAACCCTGCGCCCGTCCGTCACGGAACTGCTCGGCTCCCCGGCGGCCGGCGGACCGAAGGGCGCCGACGCCCAGGCCGCCGTGCGGTACCTGCTCACGCTCCGGGAGAACCACCACCACCCCGAGGCGGCCGGCGCGGCTGTCCACCTGCTCGGCCTCATCCCCGACTTCCGGCTCTTCGCCGATCCCGCACTGGTCGGCCGTAAGAGCACCCGCAACCGCCATGTCGTCGACGCGCTCAGCGACCACGCCGCCACCCCCCGGCAACGGGTCCTCTCCCTGGGCCTGCCCCGCTCCAGTGCGCAGCAGCAGGCCTTCATGAAGCGGCTGGTCGACTTCGCGGGACGCACCTCGTTCGCCGAGCCCCGCCAGTGGTGCCGGTCCATCGCCGTCGAACCGGACAATTGGCCGCTGGGCTTCCACCACTGGCCGGAGCAACAGGACCGGGGCAACCAGCGGATCACCGTCGAAGTCGACGACCTGACCGCCCTGCCGAAGGTCGGCGACAGCGACGAGGACCTGCGGAACCACTCCGTACTGGAACGCGTCTACGGCGCCCGCTACCTACTGCCCGGCGGACTCTCCTCCCTGCCGGTGTCCTTCACCGTGGCTCCCGACACCCGCACCATCACCGGGCTCGCCCATTTCAAGGTCGAGATCTACTCGGAATCGGTGGGGGAAGGAACCGACGGAGACGACGACAGCACCGTGGCGGTCAGCCCCACCGGACTCACCATCACCGTCCCCGCACACCGCCGCACCACCCGGAACGCGCACAGCACCAAGGTGAAACTGAAGCGTGGCCGCCGGGCCACCGAATGGGAGGAAGGCTGGCACTTCGTCCGGGTCACACCCCTGGACGAGCACGGCGAACCCCTGCCCGTGACCCGGACCGGTCGTGGCCGCACACGGCGCACGGAGGAGAGCGACCGCTTCTACGTGGTGCCGGACGGTGAATTCGACGAGCCCCCGGCCCCCCGCGTCCAGCATGCTTCCGGTGTCGCCCAGGCCCTCAACCGGCTGCGCTTCACTGCGCGGGCCGAAGGACGTGATCCCTGGCGCATCACCTGCCGTGATGTCACCTGGGCGAGCACGGGAGCCAAGACCCGTTCCCTGCGCGCATCCTTCGGCGCCGGCGCGCCCTTCCTCCTCGACCTGCCGCGCCGGCTCGCCGAGGCGCAGCAGTCCCTTCTGGCCCGGCCCCACACCCTGACCGGCCCCACGGTCGAGATCGACGCGGCGGACTGGGTGCACCTGAGTCCGCAACCCCGGCCCACAGCGGCCCGCACCGGCCACACACCCGCGTACACCACGTTCCTGCACGCGCGCACCGTCCTGTTCTCGGCGATCACCGGGGAGCGGGCCGGCGAGGACGCCCACGTGTTGGAAGGAAGGGACCCCCGGGGCCTCCGCGCCCCGACCGAGGCATACGCGGAGGCCTATCTGGACGCGCTGACGGCCTGCCTGCGTGCCCTGGAGGACCCGTACGCACGCGATACGGACACGCACCGCGGCGAACTCCACCAGCTGCTAAGCACCGACACCCTGCCCGTGATCTTGGTTGCCCCGGACGGCAACCGCTCGGACGCCGTGCTCGTGGCTCCCACCCACCCCCTGCGGATGCTGTGGGACAGCGGCCACGCAGCCCTGGCCGACCACTGGCTCGGCGAAGCGGAGCACGACGACAGGGCGGCAGTACTGGAACGGCTCGAAGCACTGGAGCGGAGACTGGCGCCGCTCGGCTTCCCCCTCACCGTGCCGCTGGACACCGGAGAACTCACCTTCGCGGCAGGGCTCCTGACCGACTACTGGCAGGTCTGCCTGCCGAGCGAGGCCGAGAACCCGCGCGGCACCGTCGCCAGGATCGCCGTGGCACTCGGAGCGGACGGAGCCGTCACCAGCAGTGGCGATGTGACCGGTGCGAACCTCGCCGACCGCGTCGAGCGCTACATCCGCCTTCACCCCTATGCGGACTCACTGATCATCAACGCGGTGGGTGCCGGCCGCGGCGAACTGCTCACAGACATGCTCATCGCCCTCCAGGAGCGCCGCCACCTGGCCCATCTGCGGTACACGGTGCGGCTGTTCACCTCCGTTCCTGACGATCCCTGGGCAGGAGCCGCCCTCACCGACCTCTTCGCTCCCCGGGACGGGGCGCGCACCGCGGCCGCCGAGGCGTTCTCGACCCCGGGCGATCCGCTGCGCCCGAAACTGTCGGTCGTCGTACGGGACCTCGCCGATCTCACCTCCGGCGGCGAGGGCTTTCCCGCACATCTCAGCTTCCTGTTCGCGCCGTTCGGCGGCGAGCGCCATGACATCGCTCCCGGCCGGCCCGTCTCGGGCCGGGCCGCTGTGCACGGACTCGTGCAGGAGATGACCAGCCACTACAGCGAGGGTGGAGAATCGGCCACCTGGAGCCGCCGCCCCCGGCACGGCGCGACGGACCCGCTGCCCGGCGCGGAGATCACCGGAGACCTGCTGGCCACACTGCCTGCCACCGTGTCGGCCGCCGTGGTCGCGGCCACCGCGGGGGAGCCCCGGCCCGGCATGCTGCCCCAGATCAGCCTCAGCCTCGGGACGGACGACCGCTCACTGCTGCACGACGTGCACCGCATGAGCGACTGGGTGATCACCGTGGACCGCACACTCGGTGCCGAGTACTTCGACCACGGACGCCCGAACCGGGCCGAGTACGTCATCGACTACACAGCCTCCTCGGTGGCGGGTATGAGCAGCCACATCGTGGTCTCCTCACGCTCCGTCGACGAGTTGAGGGCGTTACTCGAACCGGTCCTCGCGGACCGCAGACTGAGCATCGAGCAGCGCCATGTCCGCACCTTCTTTGACCAGCTGCGGGAACTGTCGGGCAACCTGGCCTTCAAACTGGCGGCGCTGAGTGAGAGCGGACGCACCGAGGTGGTGGGGCTGGCACTGGCCCGCCTGTACCTGGAGCACCGCAGCGCGCTGCGGCATCAGATCCTGGTGCCCCTCGACGCGCATCCCGAGCTCTACGCCGAACAGCAGCGGCGCTCGGCCGCGGGCGACACGGAGGTCAGGCTGCACCGTACCGACCTCGCTCTGTTCGACCTGGATGCCGAACGGGCGACCATTACCTGCCGGCTGGTCGAGGTCAAGTGCTTCACCGGTACGGGAGGCCCGGCGTCCCTGGAGTCGACACGGCAGCGGATCCACACCCAGCTGGACAACACCCGGCGGGTGCTCGGCGGACTGTTCGACCCGTCCATTGCTCGCAGCGACCGCCCCCTGCAGAACGTCACTCTGCGCACACTGCTGGGCCACTACCTCGCACGCGCGGACCGGTACGGCCTCTTCTCCGCGAAGGCCCGGGAGGAGGCGCGCTGGCTACTCGACCACTTGGACCACCACTTCACCTGGGAGTTCACCGCTACCGGCCTGGTCTTCGACCTGTCCGCGAACGGACTGGACATCGAAACCGCCGACGGCATCACCTACCACCGGGTCGGCCGGGGGCAGGCACTGCGGATGCTCGACGAGATCCGGACGGAGTATCTGCACGGCCCGGCGGACGAGGCAGAGCGCTCCGAGGCAGCCGGGGAGAGCGAGGACGGAACGGAACCGGAGCGCTCGGGCTCGCAGCCGGGTACGCATCCCGCGCCCCCCGGGGACCGGGATGCCGCGACGGCAGCTACGCTCCGACCGCGGGAACGCGAGCGGACGGTGCCGGACGACCCCGGGCCGCTCCCTCTGGAGACCGAGGACGACGATCCGGGGCGCGGGGCGGAACCGGGCGCGGAGGAAAATGCGGTCGGCGAACCGGAGCAGGAGCCGTCCGAGGCAGAACCGCGGGAGCGGCCGTCGGCGGAGCTCGAACCACAGCGTGCCGACGGCGACGATCCACCACTCCGCCCGGTCCCGGACGTCGGGACCGCGCACACGGTCGACGGCACCGAAGGCCCTGAGGGAACGGCTGCCGAAGTCATGCTGGGCGTCGCCCAGCCCTCACCCCAGTACGGCCTCCTGGGCACCAGTGCGGGCCGCCGGGTCGCCCTGGACCTCTACGAGACCCACACGATGAGCCTGTTCGGCGTCCAGGGCGGCGGCAAGAGCTACACCCTGGGTGCCATCCTGGAGATGGCCTCCCGGCCCGTGCCCGGAATCAACCGGCTCGGCAGGCCGTTGGCGAGCATGGTGTTCCACTACAGCGAGACGTCCGACTACGCCCCTGAGTTCACCAGCATGATCCGCCCCAATGACGACGGGGGGCAGCGGGCCGCCCTGCGACTGCGTTACGGCGCCGAGCCGGTGGGGCTGGAGGACGTGATGATGCTCGTCCCCGCGGAGAACCTGGAGGAGCGGAGGGAAGAGTTCCCGGACCTGGAGATCCGGCCGCTGACCTTCGCCTCCTCCGAACTCAAGCGAAGCCACTGGCGTTTCCTCATGGGGGCCGTGGGCAATCAGGCCACCTACATCCGGCAGGTCAACCGGATCATAAAGGAGAACCGCAAGAACCTCACCCTGGACGCCGTCCGCCAGGGTATCGAGGACTCTGAACTCGCCGATCACCTCAAGAAGCAGGCCAAGGCGAGGCTGGAGCTGGCGGAGAACTTCATCGACGACTCCACCCGGTTGCGTGATCTGGTGCGGCCCGGACGGCTGATCATCGTCGACGTACGCTCCGACGACATCGAGAAGAGCGATGCGCTCGGTCTGTTCGTTGTGCTGATGCAGCTGTTCGCAGAGGCCCGCCAGTCGGACGAGACATTCAACAAGCTCGTCGTCTTCGACGAGGCGCACAAGTACGCGGACAGCGGAGGCCTGGTGGCGGGGCTCGTCTCGAGTGTCCGCGAAATGCGGCACAAAGGGATGTCTGTCATCGTCGCCAGTCAGGACCCGCCGTCCGTTCCGACGGCACTGATCGAGCTGTCCAGTGAAATCGTGCTGCACAAGTTCACATCACCGGCGTGGCTCAAGTACCTGCAGAAGGTGAACACCGCCCTGGGCGGCCTCACACCGCAGAAGATGGCGGCCCTGCAGCCGGGGGAGGCCTACCTCTGGTCGAGCAAGGCGACGGACGAAGCCTTCACTCAGGGAACCGTCAAGATCCAGTGCCGCCCACGGTTCACCGAGCACGGAGGCGGAACCAGAACGGCGTTCGACTGA
- the mads7 gene encoding methylation-associated defense system protein MAD7 → MALHRRDSELKHPGVSHLEYKRVEMDRVLTGFLMRVNHNGLPSKMVQRKELSVDAFVSEFTKEQHAAKFPGFAEHSDIARRWIETQLLDMVNRGRPSQAVAGLRPLHGLTYKFRSYYHSRAYGADAQLYQMLRHARGGQGQAALEQLRRFFFTGLGSASRGRPDDSADPRIDVETQAVLHLNSQVTQDAAQQVRGWYDAPPLCVGQADLLADDVLRLMSLKDLLPRVTLVDYLKILCALHLALGQLKTMKLLPHAVARGGADPACGPDNCPATAAAADPLAGCPFRAGLFVDAAGVPGSEAAALAEQSAAAWHRRIPDFVRAGYVVRKLDDFADHLVSRGEATRPARGRATIGELLRFGTDAYLARRERFFEARLENILVETPKEEQPEEVRPLLESSMGLGAFEQYIELLMAYRGRYHHKYLIETIDSLLLKNRPGALITQPHRGQRRFVLDSALLDVLVQVALLRPNPRGTRSRFTHHTVSLRLDEFTDLLRTRYGLHIDRLPAGDGFAVTGPEEEAALRANTEAFTTKLRETGFYDDLSDAYVTQVITPRFVIAQDGTVAAGSGR, encoded by the coding sequence ATGGCACTGCACCGCCGCGACAGCGAGCTGAAACACCCCGGCGTCTCCCACCTGGAATACAAGCGGGTCGAGATGGACCGGGTCCTCACCGGATTCCTGATGCGGGTCAACCACAACGGCCTGCCCAGCAAAATGGTGCAGCGCAAGGAACTCTCCGTCGACGCCTTCGTAAGTGAGTTCACCAAGGAACAGCACGCCGCGAAATTCCCCGGTTTCGCCGAGCACAGCGATATCGCCCGCCGGTGGATCGAGACCCAGCTCCTCGACATGGTCAACCGCGGCCGCCCCAGCCAGGCCGTGGCAGGACTGCGCCCGCTGCACGGACTCACCTACAAATTCCGCAGCTACTACCACTCGCGCGCCTACGGCGCCGACGCCCAGCTCTACCAGATGCTGCGCCACGCGCGAGGCGGCCAGGGCCAGGCAGCCCTCGAACAACTGCGGAGGTTCTTCTTCACCGGACTGGGCTCCGCCTCCCGCGGCCGGCCGGACGACTCCGCGGACCCCCGCATCGACGTCGAGACCCAGGCCGTACTGCACCTCAACAGCCAGGTCACCCAGGACGCGGCGCAACAGGTACGCGGCTGGTACGACGCGCCGCCCCTGTGCGTCGGCCAGGCCGACCTGCTTGCCGACGACGTATTGCGCCTGATGTCCCTGAAAGACCTGCTGCCGCGCGTCACCCTTGTCGACTACCTGAAGATCCTCTGTGCGCTGCACCTCGCCCTCGGACAGCTGAAGACGATGAAGCTGCTCCCGCACGCCGTGGCCCGCGGCGGCGCGGACCCGGCCTGCGGCCCCGACAACTGCCCCGCCACCGCGGCAGCCGCCGATCCGCTCGCGGGCTGCCCGTTCCGCGCCGGGCTCTTCGTCGACGCGGCCGGTGTCCCCGGAAGCGAGGCGGCAGCCCTGGCCGAACAGAGCGCGGCCGCCTGGCACCGGCGCATCCCGGACTTCGTCCGCGCCGGCTACGTGGTGCGCAAGCTCGACGACTTCGCCGATCACCTCGTCTCACGCGGCGAGGCCACCCGGCCCGCCCGGGGCCGTGCCACCATCGGTGAACTCCTGCGCTTCGGCACGGACGCCTACCTGGCCCGTCGAGAACGGTTCTTCGAGGCCCGCCTGGAGAACATCCTCGTCGAAACGCCGAAGGAGGAGCAGCCCGAAGAGGTCCGGCCACTGCTGGAATCCTCCATGGGACTCGGCGCCTTCGAGCAGTACATCGAACTGCTCATGGCCTACCGCGGCCGCTACCACCACAAATACCTTATCGAGACGATCGACTCCCTGCTGCTGAAGAACCGGCCCGGCGCGCTGATCACACAGCCCCACCGTGGGCAGCGGAGGTTCGTCCTCGACAGCGCGCTGCTGGACGTACTCGTCCAGGTGGCGCTGCTGCGCCCCAACCCGCGCGGTACCCGCTCGCGCTTCACCCACCACACCGTCTCCCTGCGACTCGACGAATTCACCGACCTGCTGCGCACCCGCTACGGCCTGCACATCGACCGGCTTCCGGCCGGTGACGGCTTCGCCGTCACCGGACCGGAGGAAGAAGCGGCACTGCGGGCGAACACCGAGGCGTTCACCACGAAGCTGCGGGAGACCGGCTTCTACGACGACCTGTCCGACGCGTACGTCACCCAGGTGATCACACCCCGTTTCGTGATCGCTCAGGACGGCACCGTCGCAGCGGGCAGCGGAAGGTAG